CAAGCCTGGAGTGGTCATCGATGATCGAGTGGACGTAGTCGAAGCCGATCCGAGCCTTCTTGTGAGCGGCGGTATCGCCGGCCGCTCTGCCGTGGGCGCGCCACCCGCCGCCGTCGGGGATACGGCCCAGCTTCTTCACGTCCATATGCACCAGCTCACCGGGGCGGGAGCGTTCATATCGGACGGCGGTCTGTTTCGAGGCGCGGATGATCTGCCCGGTCAACGGGTCGCATTCCGATAACCGTGGGACGCCGTGGCGGCGCAGGATCGCTCCGACCGTGCGGGCTGGAACCCCAGCGACCGGCCCGATCCGGTCCTGACCTTGCCGCAGCTGAGCGCGTAACGCGAGCACCCGCTGCTCGATCTCGACTGGCGTGCGCCGCGGCATCGACCGTGGCCGGGACGACCGATCCACCAACCCGGCCGCGCCCTCCAGCCGGAACCTGGACACCCACCGATGCGCGCACTGACGCGAGAGCCCGAGCTCTCGGGCGACATGAGCGAGAGGGCGCCCATCATGAATGACCCGAGTTATCAACAGGGTCCGTCCGTGGATATTCAACCGAGCATTACCGTGGGCCATGGGAACCTCCGGGGAGACTAGGGAACGTAAGCACTTCCACTAAGCCCCGGAGGTTCTCCTCACCGCAAGTCCCGAACCGTCACCAACGTCACAGCCGGGTACAGCTAGCGCTCGCCGAGGCCCCGGATGCGCTCGAACAGGTCGACGTCGCCGACCTGACCGCCCTTGAGGAGCAGCTCCAGTCCGTCGATCGCGGGGTCGGCGGACGCGGCGTGCAGCAGCACGATGTTCCCCCACGGGTTCGCCGCGATCGACAGCGACTCGACGCCGAGCAGCCGCGTGATCCGGCTGGACGTATCGCCCCCGCACACGATCACACGACGTGTCGTCCCCGCGGAGACGGCGGACGAGATGACGGATGCCGCGGCCTCGGCGATCGCCTC
This portion of the Microbacterium pygmaeum genome encodes:
- a CDS encoding IS481 family transposase; this translates as MAHGNARLNIHGRTLLITRVIHDGRPLAHVARELGLSRQCAHRWVSRFRLEGAAGLVDRSSRPRSMPRRTPVEIEQRVLALRAQLRQGQDRIGPVAGVPARTVGAILRRHGVPRLSECDPLTGQIIRASKQTAVRYERSRPGELVHMDVKKLGRIPDGGGWRAHGRAAGDTAAHKKARIGFDYVHSIIDDHSRLAYSEIHPDEKGPTCAGFLARAAAYFAVHGIPRIEQVMTDNHFSYRLSHDVQAVLRTLGAKHVLIRPHCPWQNGKVERLNRTLQTEWAYRQVFPSNTARTNALAPFIEHYNTERHHTAINGTPLSRVLPT